The sequence TGAACGGGAAGGTGCACTAAGCGTATACCGAGTACTGGATCTAACCGATGGCAGGGGTGCCTACTGCACCAAGCTGCTGGCAGATCTGGGCGCGGATGTCATCAAGATCGAGCGGCCCGAAGGGGACACGGCACGTGCGATTCCTCCCTTCGTAGATGACGTACCTCATCCTGAAAAGAGCTTGTATTTTCTCCATCGCAACGCCAACAAGCGGGGTATTACACTGAATCTAGATACTCTCGAGGGCAGGAACATCCTGAAGAACCTGGTCGAGACAGCCGATGTCCTAGTGGAGAACTCGCCTCCGGACTATATGGCAAGCCTGTGTCTTGACTATTCGGTGCTCAGCGAGATAAGCCCCGGGCTTATCATGGCCAGCATCACCGAGTTTGGACACTCAGGCCCTTATAAGGATCGCAAGGGCTCTAACCTGGTTGATTTCGCCATGAGCGGCGTGATGATCACCAGCGGCTACCCTGGAAAAGAGCCATGTCTTCTACCTGGATCGCCCGCTTACGATGCAGCCTCGGTCCATGCTGGCGTATCCATAGTGGCTGCCATCTACATGCGCGGCGTAACCGGGCAGGGGCAGTACATTGATACATCGGTTCACGTAACCTCGCGCACGGGGCTCTATCCCTGGATAGTGCCAAACTTTTCCTACGCTCTCAATCCAGGAGGGCCGCCACCGACATCTGAGACCAGAATGGGGGCCCAGATCTACCCGGTTTACCCCTGCAAGGATGGTTTTATCCGGATAATAGCCCTGACCCCACGGCAATGGGATGCCCTGGTACGGGTGCTGGGTAACCCCGAAATACTTAAAACGCCCGAATGGCGGGATTTCATGTACCGAATCGGCAATGCCGATGATCTGTACGCCCTCATGCTGGAGCATACCGAGAAACACACCATGCTTGAGCTCTTCGAAGCAGGTCGCCGCGAGGGAGTGCCTATCGCCCCCATCCTAAGCATAGCGGACTTCTATAATAGTCCACAAACCAAAGCTAGAGATTATTTTGTAGAGATTGACCATCCAGTAGCTGGCAAGGCTGACTACCCCGGGCCACCCTACAAGTGGACAGAGACACCAGCGGTTATGAAACGCCCCGCTCCATGCCTCGGAGAACATAACGATGAGGTCTACTGCCAGGAGCTGGGCCTCTCAAAAGATGACCTTGCCGCCCTCAGGGGTGGCGGAGTACTGTAGTAGGAGAATGAAGTGCTTCCTCTAGAAAATGTTAGGATATTAAGCTTCGGCACCGGGGGTGTTGTTCCCGATGCGGGTAAGATTTTCGGGGAGTTAGGGGCTGACGTTATCAAGATAGAGTCTAAGGATAACCTCGATTTTATGAGGACTATCGGCCCCGATATCAATAACATTGGCCAGTTCAATGAAGCGAATCGGAGCAAGCGCAGCTTTGGCGTAAGCCTGAAGACAGAAAAGGGCAAAGAGATCGTCGGTCAACTCGTCAAGATAGCTGATATCCTGGCCGAGAACTTCCGTGGCGGCGTTATGAAAAGTCTGGGGTTCGATTACGAGAACGTGAGCAAGCTTAACCCCCGGATTATCTATATCAGCAGCCAGGGCTTCGGCGGGGGAGGTCCCTACAGCGACTACCAGGCCTATGGCCCGATGCTCTCAGCAGCCTCCGGCGTTCTCTCGATCTGGGCTCAACCGGATGACCCCTATCCAGTCGGCTCCAACTCGCCGTGGCCAGACCACATGGCCAGCAAACATGTTGTAATAGCAGCACTGGCTGCACTTGACTACAGGCGCCGCAGCGGCAAAGGGCAGTTCATCGATATGGCTCAGACCGAGGTTGCGGCCAGCCTCGTTGGTGAACACTACCTGGACTACACCTTCAACAAGAGGATCCCTGGGCCTATGGGGAATCGATGCCCCTACGCAGCCCCCCATGGCTGTTACGCCTGCAAGGGTGCAGACGAATGGTGTACTATAGCTGTATTCACCGATCACGAGTGGCAATGCTTCTGTGATGCTATTGGCAATCCTTCCTGGACCAAAGACCCCAAGTTTTCCCACCTGCTGGGCAGACTTAAAAATGTTGACGAGCTTGATACAAAGGTTGGTGAATGGACGGCAACGCTGGATGCGCATGTGGTAATGGAAACCCTGCAGGCTGCTCACGTAACTGCCGGGGAAGTACAGCGTGCCCCTGACACCCTAGCTGATCCGCAGCTTAAATGGGATGGTGCAATAGTAGAGCTGGACCACCCGGTATCGGGGAAGAGGCTTTACCCCGGAGTACCGTTCAGAATGTCAGGCACCCCTCCACTAAAGAGTACTACAGCTCCCCTGCTGGGCCAGCACACCGA comes from Dehalococcoidia bacterium and encodes:
- a CDS encoding CoA transferase, producing the protein MLPLENVRILSFGTGGVVPDAGKIFGELGADVIKIESKDNLDFMRTIGPDINNIGQFNEANRSKRSFGVSLKTEKGKEIVGQLVKIADILAENFRGGVMKSLGFDYENVSKLNPRIIYISSQGFGGGGPYSDYQAYGPMLSAASGVLSIWAQPDDPYPVGSNSPWPDHMASKHVVIAALAALDYRRRSGKGQFIDMAQTEVAASLVGEHYLDYTFNKRIPGPMGNRCPYAAPHGCYACKGADEWCTIAVFTDHEWQCFCDAIGNPSWTKDPKFSHLLGRLKNVDELDTKVGEWTATLDAHVVMETLQAAHVTAGEVQRAPDTLADPQLKWDGAIVELDHPVSGKRLYPGVPFRMSGTPPLKSTTAPLLGQHTEEICRDLLNMSDEEIKRLIDEDVLHNPESAKGAGGGMFG
- a CDS encoding CoA transferase, which codes for MTNEREGALSVYRVLDLTDGRGAYCTKLLADLGADVIKIERPEGDTARAIPPFVDDVPHPEKSLYFLHRNANKRGITLNLDTLEGRNILKNLVETADVLVENSPPDYMASLCLDYSVLSEISPGLIMASITEFGHSGPYKDRKGSNLVDFAMSGVMITSGYPGKEPCLLPGSPAYDAASVHAGVSIVAAIYMRGVTGQGQYIDTSVHVTSRTGLYPWIVPNFSYALNPGGPPPTSETRMGAQIYPVYPCKDGFIRIIALTPRQWDALVRVLGNPEILKTPEWRDFMYRIGNADDLYALMLEHTEKHTMLELFEAGRREGVPIAPILSIADFYNSPQTKARDYFVEIDHPVAGKADYPGPPYKWTETPAVMKRPAPCLGEHNDEVYCQELGLSKDDLAALRGGGVL